CTGCTGTTATTAAACATATTGAAGATGCCTTTTATCCATTCGGTTTGTAATTGCAGAAACTACTCCTCATCATTCATATGTAATATATGCAATAGCCGGTGAATAACAGGCGCAAAAAACACAGCCGTGAATCCTAAAAAGGCAACACCACTGTATAATGCATATATTGATGAAAATATTTTAGCTTCATTGTTTTCCAATTGCACAACTGGACCCATTCCTGTTAGTATCATACAAGCCATGTGAAAACTGTCAATCCATTTAAGGTTTGCAAAATGGTGATATCCAAGTGTGCCCAATACCACAGAAAAAAAAACCAGGGCTCCAGCAAACAAAATGTATTTTATTAATCGAATTGTAAACATGCGTGTAGATGCCAACTTCTGTTTGTGTCCTTCAAGTTTCATATCAAAATTTTTTTTTATAAAAATAATAAAATGATGTACTAGCAGAACCAATCATGCTGTAGTAATTTCAACATACTGATGTTTTAATTTTTCTTTCCTACTTTTGCACTTGACGCCCGCGAAAATGTTTCGCGGGCTTTTAGTACTTTGTATCCACTGTAGTTATGAAAATAGATGATCTGATAGGACTATATCGCCAACACCCCATGATGCCTGCCTTGCAGCGCCTGCATAATACGCATGAGGTTCCGCACATAGCCATTAAAGGACTGCATGGCAGCACGCCTGCCATTGTTATTTGTGCGCTCTATACCTTGCAAAAGTTTAATGCTGTGTTTATTCTGAATGATCAGGAGGAAGCCGCTTACCTGCTCAACGATTTGGAAAACTTACTTGGAACAAGCAATGTCATATTCTTTCCATCCTCGTATCGAAAAACCAACGACCTTTTTCATGCAGATAATAACCATGTATTGCAACGTGCCGATGTGCTAAACCGCATAAGCAGGCAAACCGATGGGCTTCTTATAGTAACTCATGCGGCTGCAGTATTTGAAAAAGTAACTACCAAATCGAATATTGAACAAAACACATTTGACGCAAAGCGTGGTAGTACTATTAACCAGGATTTTCTTTCAGAGTTTCTTGACGAGAATGAATTTGAACTAACCGATTTTGTTTATCAGGCAGGGCAGTATGCCCTGCGTGGAAGTATTATGGATGTGTATTCATTTGCTAACGAACTCCCATACCGAATCGAATTCTATGATAACAAAATTGAAAGCATCAGAACCTTTGATCCAAACACACAACTGTCGGTACAGCAACTGGATTTCATTTCTATTATTCCTAATATTCAAACCCGCCTGTTAAAAGAAAGCAAAGAATCATTCTTTAACTTTATCTCTCCAAAATATCGCTTGTGGTTTAACGACCTCACTTTTTTCAACACAATTATTCCTGAATTATATCAATCGGTAATTGACAATCCCCTGCCTGACGAAAATTTTAAAAATCATTTCGAAAACTTTGAATCGCTCGAAGTAATTCATGCCCATTTCGAAAGATATAAAATGATTGAATATGGCAATACGCATCTAAATAAAGACGCAGAACAAATTACATTTAATACTAAAGCTCAACCAAGCTTCAACAAAAATTTTGATTTGATAGTTGCTAATATCATTGAGCATCAAAAGGAAAAAATTAAGACCACCATCATTGCCGATCAGTCAAAACAAATTGAACGCCTCTATTCCATATTTGAAGATATAGCCAAACCATATACGAATAGTGGACAGCCATTGAATTTTACTACCTTACTTCTGGCATTGCATGGTGGCTTTATCGATCATGATTTAAAAATTGCCATCTATACCGATCATCAATTATTTAACCGATACCACCGTTACAGGCTAAAAAAGAATTTTGGAAAAGGTGAAGCCATATCGCTTAAAGATTTATACGCACTAAAGCCGGGCGATTTTGTAACTCATATCGATCATGGTGTAGGCCGCTTTGGAGGCTTAGAAATGATTGAAGTAAATGGAAGAAAGCAAGAAGCTATAAGGCTAATATATAAGGACAATGATGTACTTAGCATTAGCATTCACTCGCTGCACCGTATAGCACGTTATAGTGGAAAAGAAGGAGCCGAACCCTCATTAAACAAACTTGGAAGTGCTGCTTGGGCCAATTTAAAATTGAAAGCAAAAAAGCGAGTAAAAGATATTGCCAAGGAACTCATAGCGCTGTATGCCAAACGAAAAATGCAAAAAGGTTTTGCCTATGCTCCCGACAATTATTTGCAAGCAGAGTTGGAAGCATCTTTTATTTATGAAGACACCCCCGACCAACTCAAGGCAACCGTTGATGTAAAAAGCGACATGGAAAAACAACAACCAATGGACAGACTTATA
This region of Bacteroidota bacterium genomic DNA includes:
- the mfd gene encoding transcription-repair coupling factor yields the protein MKIDDLIGLYRQHPMMPALQRLHNTHEVPHIAIKGLHGSTPAIVICALYTLQKFNAVFILNDQEEAAYLLNDLENLLGTSNVIFFPSSYRKTNDLFHADNNHVLQRADVLNRISRQTDGLLIVTHAAAVFEKVTTKSNIEQNTFDAKRGSTINQDFLSEFLDENEFELTDFVYQAGQYALRGSIMDVYSFANELPYRIEFYDNKIESIRTFDPNTQLSVQQLDFISIIPNIQTRLLKESKESFFNFISPKYRLWFNDLTFFNTIIPELYQSVIDNPLPDENFKNHFENFESLEVIHAHFERYKMIEYGNTHLNKDAEQITFNTKAQPSFNKNFDLIVANIIEHQKEKIKTTIIADQSKQIERLYSIFEDIAKPYTNSGQPLNFTTLLLALHGGFIDHDLKIAIYTDHQLFNRYHRYRLKKNFGKGEAISLKDLYALKPGDFVTHIDHGVGRFGGLEMIEVNGRKQEAIRLIYKDNDVLSISIHSLHRIARYSGKEGAEPSLNKLGSAAWANLKLKAKKRVKDIAKELIALYAKRKMQKGFAYAPDNYLQAELEASFIYEDTPDQLKATVDVKSDMEKQQPMDRLICGDVGFGKTEIAIRAAFKAVCDSKQVAILVPTTILALQHYRTFSERLKNLPCNIDYINRFKTSAQQKESLLKLKEGKTDIIIGTHRLISKDVKFDNLGLLIIDEEQKFGVASKEKLKEIRASVDTLTLTATPIPRTLQFSLMGARDLSIINTPPPNRYPVTTEIHTFNEKIIKESILYEVSRGGQVFVVHNRISDIHDIADMIRRMCPDVSVAVGHGQMEGDKLEEILLSFIEGDTDVLVSTTIIEAGLDISNANTIIINQAQNFGLSDLHQMRGRVGRSNKKAFCYLLTPPVTVLTPEARQRLKAIEEFSDLGAGFHVAMRDLDIRGAGNMLGGEQSGFIADIGFETFQKILDEAIFELKQTDFKDTFEEEIQHRALVRDCVIDTDFEILLPQDYITSITERLNLYKVLDDVTNEEDLQKYAVMLRDRFGEPPQSTIELMDVIRLRWKATSIGFEKMVLKNRTLKGTFGSDDRIFQSEGFNKLIDFIKNHPHRCKLKEDKGRTLLILESIDSVAKANSRLAEIVASMDAIV